A single region of the Massilia sp. erpn genome encodes:
- a CDS encoding MFS transporter, which yields MSDKPLQAAPAAPPNRWVAFAILAVLFLAATDTTIIGTLLPVIAGSVGGGQALFPWLMSGFMVAMALAGPLTGALADRYGVRSVLSWAILVFLAGSAGAALSSDMLMLVLARVVQGAGAGMIIVLSYASLAIIYGAAQRGRVQSMVSIVWGVAAIVGPLAGLAFTHAFGWRAAFLINMPVGLVCLLVLRSKALSAHVRRGVAVDYLAQGFFALLLLGVMVALSAAQVGLSRDSFWSMLVLAAAGALLLVLRVTGRPQASPVPLAFFQQRSLAVAMVIVICGSIGLYASITLVPIALHARHAIDTAQTGIIVLLAALGFVVSSAVCGMQIQRVGYRSSMLAGALALVAGAFVLAMGSSSLPWQAIAGAELLIGLGMGCVAVGAVVLAQNAAPADAVATYTSTIQLLRNVGAALGINALAAIQYALESQHLSNDSLRSVFSVLGPVFVVCALLALLLPSNYQLQPAAVPGQPAPARR from the coding sequence ATGAGTGATAAACCGTTACAAGCTGCGCCTGCGGCTCCGCCGAACCGGTGGGTTGCTTTCGCTATCCTGGCCGTGCTGTTCCTGGCCGCGACCGATACCACCATCATCGGCACGCTGCTGCCGGTGATCGCCGGATCGGTCGGCGGCGGGCAGGCGCTGTTTCCCTGGCTGATGTCGGGCTTTATGGTGGCGATGGCGCTGGCCGGCCCGCTGACCGGCGCGCTGGCCGACCGCTACGGCGTGCGTTCGGTGCTGAGCTGGGCCATCCTGGTCTTCCTGGCCGGTTCCGCCGGCGCCGCGCTGTCCAGTGACATGCTGATGCTGGTGCTGGCGCGCGTGGTGCAGGGCGCGGGCGCGGGCATGATCATCGTGCTGTCCTATGCTTCGCTGGCGATCATCTATGGCGCTGCGCAGCGCGGCCGGGTGCAGAGCATGGTCAGCATCGTGTGGGGCGTGGCGGCCATCGTCGGGCCGCTGGCTGGCCTGGCGTTCACCCATGCCTTCGGCTGGCGCGCCGCCTTCCTGATCAATATGCCGGTCGGCCTGGTGTGCCTGCTGGTGCTGCGTTCCAAAGCCCTCAGCGCCCATGTGCGGCGCGGCGTGGCGGTGGATTATCTGGCCCAGGGCTTCTTTGCGCTGCTGCTGCTGGGTGTGATGGTGGCGCTGTCGGCGGCCCAGGTGGGACTGTCGCGCGACAGCTTCTGGTCGATGCTGGTGCTGGCCGCGGCGGGTGCGCTGCTGCTGGTGCTGCGCGTGACGGGACGGCCGCAGGCCAGCCCGGTGCCGCTGGCGTTCTTCCAGCAGCGCAGCCTGGCGGTGGCCATGGTCATCGTCATCTGCGGCAGCATCGGCCTGTATGCCTCCATCACGCTGGTGCCGATCGCACTGCATGCGCGCCATGCCATCGATACCGCGCAGACCGGGATCATCGTGCTGCTGGCGGCGCTGGGTTTCGTGGTCAGCTCGGCCGTGTGCGGCATGCAGATCCAGCGCGTCGGTTACCGCAGCAGCATGCTGGCCGGGGCGCTGGCCCTGGTGGCGGGCGCCTTCGTGCTGGCCATGGGCAGCAGCAGCTTGCCGTGGCAGGCGATCGCCGGCGCCGAGCTGCTGATCGGCCTGGGCATGGGTTGCGTGGCCGTGGGCGCCGTGGTGCTGGCGCAGAACGCGGCGCCGGCCGATGCCGTGGCGACGTATACCTCGACCATCCAGCTGCTGCGCAATGTGGGCGCGGCGCTGGGCATCAATGCGCTGGCGGCGATCCAGTACGCGCTGGAGTCGCAGCACCTGTCGAACGATTCCCTGCGCAGCGTGTTTTCGGTGCTGGGGCCGGTCTTCGTCGTGTGTGCGCTGCTGGCCTTGCTGCTGCCGTCCAATTATCAGCTGCAGCCGGCCGCCGTGCCGGGCCAGCCGGCACCGGCGCGCCGCTGA
- a CDS encoding 4Fe-4S dicluster domain-containing protein, translating to MPQIDRNRCEGKDDCVRVCPYQVFEVRRMDAEDFSELSFKGKVKAVLHGRMTAYTPAADACRACGLCVTACPEDAIRLVKNPARQAQPAATE from the coding sequence ATGCCGCAGATCGACCGCAACCGCTGCGAGGGCAAGGACGATTGCGTGCGCGTCTGCCCCTACCAGGTATTCGAGGTGCGGCGCATGGATGCGGAGGATTTTTCGGAGCTGAGCTTCAAGGGCAAGGTGAAGGCCGTGCTGCATGGGCGGATGACGGCGTACACGCCCGCCGCCGACGCTTGCCGCGCCTGCGGCCTGTGCGTGACGGCCTGTCCGGAAGATGCAATCCGCCTGGTGAAGAATCCGGCGCGCCAGGCGCAGCCGGCGGCAACCGAGTGA
- a CDS encoding gamma carbonic anhydrase family protein produces the protein MSIYQLGEIAPEIDASAFVADSATVIGKVTLEANSSVWFGATLRGDNERIVIGENSNVQEGAVMHTDMGYPLNVGKNVTIGHQAMLHGCTIGDGALIGIQAVVLNGARIGKGCLVGAGALVTEGKEFPDNMLIVGAPAKAIRELTAEDVARLQASADSYVQRSALFKTQLKKIG, from the coding sequence ATGAGTATCTACCAATTGGGCGAGATTGCGCCCGAGATCGACGCCTCGGCTTTTGTGGCCGACTCCGCCACCGTGATCGGCAAAGTCACGCTCGAAGCCAACAGCTCGGTGTGGTTCGGCGCCACCCTGCGCGGCGACAACGAGCGCATCGTCATCGGCGAGAACAGCAATGTGCAGGAAGGCGCGGTGATGCATACCGATATGGGCTATCCGCTGAACGTGGGCAAGAACGTGACCATCGGCCACCAGGCCATGCTGCATGGCTGCACGATCGGCGACGGCGCCCTGATCGGCATCCAGGCCGTGGTGCTGAACGGCGCCAGGATCGGCAAGGGCTGCCTGGTGGGCGCCGGCGCCCTGGTCACGGAAGGCAAGGAATTTCCCGACAATATGCTGATCGTCGGCGCGCCGGCCAAGGCCATCCGTGAACTGACGGCCGAGGATGTGGCGCGCCTGCAAGCGAGCGCCGACAGCTATGTGCAGCGCAGCGCGCTGTTCAAGACGCAACTAAAAAAGATTGGATAA
- a CDS encoding darcynin family protein: MTLANQETLPVLTGFIVVKALPAWTSLGFGEQLVLLQAHVEPVLQRYHEQVRLLMYDVEKALSSAATDIWVWESTDRAAYNQLMVDLQKTPFWGRYFEVLDMLDGARGDAIFQLSSWQFRTGVPVME; this comes from the coding sequence ATGACTCTGGCAAATCAGGAAACCCTGCCGGTGCTGACCGGCTTCATCGTGGTCAAGGCCTTGCCGGCCTGGACTTCGCTGGGCTTCGGCGAGCAGCTGGTGCTGCTGCAAGCCCACGTGGAGCCGGTGCTGCAGCGCTACCACGAGCAGGTGCGCCTGCTGATGTATGACGTGGAAAAAGCGCTGTCCTCGGCCGCCACCGATATCTGGGTGTGGGAATCGACCGACCGCGCCGCTTACAATCAGCTGATGGTCGACTTGCAGAAGACCCCGTTCTGGGGCCGTTATTTCGAAGTGCTCGATATGCTGGACGGCGCGCGCGGCGATGCCATCTTCCAGCTGTCATCGTGGCAGTTCCGCACCGGCGTGCCGGTCATGGAATAA
- the hslO gene encoding Hsp33 family molecular chaperone HslO produces MSTTKDTQAPQDTLQKFIFENAAVRGEFVDISATWREVQARHAYPAPVKRLLGQMVSAAALLSANLKFNGSIIMQIHGDGPVRLLVVECDSELRLRATAKLDPALPIADDASLAALLNAQGKGRFIITLDPAEKVPGQQPYQGIVPLDGDDVATVIENYMLRSEQLDTKLWLAADDEVSRGLLLQKLPLHGGKAEANPLSHEQALETWTHAVTLASTLKQEEMLTVGIDELMRRLFWEDTLRLFDPVHPQFHCSCTRDKVGNMLKMLGQEEVEAALAEQGKLGINCDFCGKHYDYDPVDCAQLFASNAPAEALMHATGAKH; encoded by the coding sequence ATGAGCACCACCAAGGATACCCAAGCGCCGCAGGACACCCTGCAAAAATTCATTTTCGAAAACGCGGCCGTGCGCGGCGAGTTCGTCGACATCTCGGCCACCTGGCGCGAAGTGCAGGCGCGCCACGCCTATCCGGCGCCGGTCAAGCGCCTGCTGGGCCAGATGGTCTCGGCCGCCGCCCTGCTCTCGGCCAACCTGAAATTCAACGGTTCCATCATCATGCAGATCCACGGCGACGGCCCGGTGCGCCTGCTGGTGGTGGAATGCGACTCCGAGCTGCGCCTGCGCGCCACGGCCAAGCTCGATCCCGCCCTGCCGATCGCCGACGACGCCAGCCTGGCCGCCCTGCTCAATGCGCAGGGCAAGGGCCGCTTCATCATCACGCTCGACCCGGCCGAGAAAGTGCCGGGCCAGCAGCCCTACCAGGGCATCGTGCCGCTGGATGGTGACGATGTGGCGACCGTGATCGAAAACTATATGCTGCGCTCGGAACAGCTGGACACCAAACTGTGGCTGGCGGCCGACGATGAAGTCTCGCGCGGCCTGCTGCTGCAAAAGCTGCCGCTGCATGGCGGCAAGGCCGAAGCCAATCCGCTCAGCCACGAGCAGGCGCTGGAAACCTGGACCCACGCGGTGACGCTGGCTTCCACCCTGAAGCAGGAAGAGATGCTGACGGTCGGTATCGACGAGCTGATGCGCCGCCTGTTCTGGGAAGACACGCTGCGCCTGTTCGACCCGGTGCATCCGCAATTCCATTGCAGCTGCACGCGCGACAAGGTCGGCAATATGCTGAAGATGCTGGGCCAGGAGGAAGTCGAAGCGGCCCTGGCCGAGCAGGGCAAGCTGGGCATCAACTGCGATTTCTGCGGCAAGCACTACGACTACGATCCCGTCGATTGCGCCCAGCTGTTCGCCAGCAACGCGCCCGCCGAAGCGCTGATGCACGCCACCGGCGCCAAGCACTAA
- a CDS encoding 3',5'-nucleoside bisphosphate phosphatase: protein MLKVDLHCHSNVSDGVLAPAAVAAYARKGGVDVWALTDHDEVGGVAAARAAAQEQGMRFVPGVEISITWAGETVHIVGLQFDETNAALLQGLAETRSGRDARGREIGAQLAKAGIPNAYEGALKYVDNPALMSRTHFARYLVECGACASVPEVFRKYLSDGKPGYVPHRWATLEQAVGWIRGAGGIAVIAHPGRYKFTELQQGVLFDEFKQLGGAAIEVVTGSHTPEQYPIYAQLANAYGFLASRGTDFHAPGEARVDFGLLAPLPGNVTPIWHDWF, encoded by the coding sequence ATGTTGAAAGTCGATCTTCATTGCCATTCCAATGTTTCCGACGGCGTGCTGGCGCCGGCTGCCGTGGCGGCGTATGCGCGCAAGGGTGGCGTCGATGTGTGGGCGCTGACCGACCATGATGAGGTGGGCGGCGTGGCTGCGGCGCGCGCCGCGGCGCAGGAGCAGGGCATGCGCTTCGTGCCGGGCGTGGAGATTTCCATCACCTGGGCCGGCGAAACGGTGCACATCGTCGGCCTGCAGTTCGACGAGACCAATGCGGCCCTGCTGCAGGGCCTGGCCGAGACCCGCTCCGGGCGCGATGCGCGCGGCCGCGAGATCGGCGCCCAACTGGCCAAGGCCGGCATCCCCAACGCCTACGAAGGCGCGCTCAAATATGTGGACAACCCGGCCCTGATGTCGCGCACCCATTTCGCGCGCTATCTGGTGGAATGCGGCGCCTGCGCCAGTGTGCCGGAAGTGTTCCGCAAATACCTGTCGGACGGCAAACCGGGCTATGTGCCGCACCGCTGGGCCACCCTGGAGCAGGCCGTGGGCTGGATCCGCGGCGCCGGCGGCATCGCCGTGATCGCCCATCCGGGCCGCTATAAATTCACGGAATTGCAGCAGGGCGTGCTGTTCGACGAGTTCAAGCAGCTGGGCGGCGCGGCCATCGAGGTGGTCACGGGCAGCCATACGCCCGAGCAATACCCGATTTATGCCCAATTGGCCAATGCCTATGGCTTCCTGGCGTCGCGCGGCACCGATTTCCATGCGCCGGGCGAGGCGCGCGTCGATTTCGGCCTGCTGGCGCCGCTGCCGGGTAATGTGACGCCGATCTGGCACGACTGGTTCTGA
- a CDS encoding alpha/beta fold hydrolase — MKPFRSEFITVRGMRTHVRHWGRDGAPKLFMVHGWMDASASFQFVVDALQGDWHVIAPDWRGFGLSDYPAVDTYWFPDYVADLDAILRHYQPEGQVNLLGHSMGGNVVGIYAGARPERIRRLVNLEGFGLKSALPEQAPGRYRKWMDELLVEPEMKGYPSLAAVAARLQKTNPRLNDARAAFLAQYWSAQGADGEWRILGDAVHKRTTPLLYHTEEVMACWKAITAPVLWVEAEHTNMWLWMGPKEEARVEVDRRLGHLANVTARMMPDAGHMLHHDQPEALARMLEEFLA; from the coding sequence ATGAAACCCTTCCGATCCGAATTCATCACCGTGCGCGGCATGCGCACCCATGTGCGCCACTGGGGCCGGGACGGCGCGCCCAAGCTGTTCATGGTGCATGGCTGGATGGACGCCAGCGCCTCCTTCCAGTTCGTGGTCGATGCACTGCAGGGCGACTGGCATGTGATCGCGCCCGACTGGCGCGGCTTCGGCCTGAGCGACTATCCGGCCGTCGACACTTACTGGTTCCCCGATTATGTGGCCGACCTGGACGCCATCCTGCGCCATTACCAACCGGAAGGACAGGTCAATCTGCTGGGCCACAGCATGGGCGGCAATGTGGTCGGCATCTATGCCGGCGCGCGGCCCGAGCGCATCCGCCGCCTGGTCAATCTGGAAGGCTTCGGCCTGAAATCGGCCCTGCCCGAACAGGCGCCCGGCCGCTACCGCAAATGGATGGACGAGCTGCTGGTCGAGCCGGAAATGAAGGGTTATCCCAGCCTGGCTGCCGTCGCCGCCCGCTTGCAAAAGACCAATCCACGCCTGAACGACGCGCGTGCCGCCTTCCTGGCGCAATACTGGTCGGCCCAGGGCGCAGACGGCGAATGGCGCATCCTCGGTGATGCCGTGCACAAGCGCACCACGCCGCTGCTCTACCACACGGAAGAGGTGATGGCGTGCTGGAAAGCCATCACCGCCCCCGTGCTGTGGGTCGAGGCCGAACACACGAATATGTGGCTGTGGATGGGGCCGAAGGAAGAGGCGCGCGTCGAAGTCGACCGCCGCCTGGGTCACCTGGCCAATGTCACGGCCAGGATGATGCCCGACGCCGGCCACATGCTGCACCACGACCAGCCCGAAGCGCTGGCGCGCATGCTGGAAGAATTCCTGGCCTGA